CGATATGCACTCTACGAGTATTTCTATATTTTTAGAAAACTCTGGAATGATCAAAAAGAAAGACAGCGTCTCACTAAAAAAGAAGCACTCTACCTCTTTAGTTAAACAAAGAGATGCTGTACCTTTGACTTAAGATTCCTTTGTAATTGATCCTATATATATTTTAATTCTTTGAGTTTTTTTATGACGTTCTGAGTGCTTTCGTCAATTGTTTCTTTATCAGAATAAAGAATCAAATCAGGATGTTTCGGTTCTTCGTAGACATCATCAACTCCAGTAAAATCTTTAAGTTCACCAGTACGTGCTTTCTTATACATCCCTTTTACATCTCGTTGTATACAAACCTCAAGAGGGCATTTAACATAAATTTCAACAAAAGAACCAAGAATACGTCGAGCATACTCGCGATGTGTTTGATACGGAGAAACAAAGCTTGCTACCACAATAACCCCATGCCGCGTTAACAGTTTTGCAACAAAAGTAACTCGTCGTATATTCTCATCTCGGTCCTTTTTTGAAAAACCAAGATCACTGCAGAGCTCCTTTCGAACGTTATCCCCGTCGAGAACCTCAACTGCATAACCATCTCCTCTCAATATATCAGCAACACGATGTGCAATTGTAGTTTTACCAGAACACGGTAAACCAGTAAACCATACTGTAAACCCTCGTTGATTTTCCCTCATCGGTTAACCTCACAACCAGTATCAGTTAAAAAATCTATAATTTTTTCAACAAAAAGATGAGTTTTTTCCTTGGGAACAATAGCACCAAGTACCTCTGCCTTCCCACCGGTTTTAAAACCATACTTCTTTCCAAGTTGAATTAACGGTTCAACATTCTTATGACTCCGAACATAAATCTGATCCATATCTTTAAAAAAACCGGTATTAATAACAAGTGTGTTTTTCCCAGATTGCCATGCAATTTTCCGGGTGATCGTTGAAATAATATTATACGTCGTATCAATTTTTTTAACCACGACGTCTTTAATTATCTCCTGGGGTTGACGAAGACACAATGAAATTTCTTCGTCGAGTTTGATGAGGTTTTTTTTCCATTGTGAATTCTGAAGAATCATATCACCATTGGTATAATCTAATAAGCGGCGGGGCGCTTCCTCGACTTGTTTCTTATCGCCGATCTTATAACACGAATCAAGTAAATACACCATTCGAAGCATCGTATCAAAAGAGATACCATACAAGGAACAATACTGCTCAATACGTGGGTACATTGCGTTATTACCCAGAATTTTCTGTTCATGATCACCGACAACACCAAGTAACGCCCATAACGTAACCTCCTGTTTCAGAAACTCATTCACAATCCAGCTTGTAGATGGATATAGATCAGGATTTTTACCACGACTAATCGGGTTATAATGGTGAACCGCAGGAATGATGTTT
The window above is part of the Candidatus Thermoplasmatota archaeon genome. Proteins encoded here:
- the cysC gene encoding adenylyl-sulfate kinase, translating into MRENQRGFTVWFTGLPCSGKTTIAHRVADILRGDGYAVEVLDGDNVRKELCSDLGFSKKDRDENIRRVTFVAKLLTRHGVIVVASFVSPYQTHREYARRILGSFVEIYVKCPLEVCIQRDVKGMYKKARTGELKDFTGVDDVYEEPKHPDLILYSDKETIDESTQNVIKKLKELKYI
- a CDS encoding DHH family phosphoesterase, which translates into the protein MCEKKDLIHLLGEGLLLHHWDTDGICSARLILEFLHDKTITNVTPELGNYFLTEAELTCYSKYDFLIIVDMALPEENILRLSKTIPQIFIFDHHLQNIIPAVHHYNPISRGKNPDLYPSTSWIVNEFLKQEVTLWALLGVVGDHEQKILGNNAMYPRIEQYCSLYGISFDTMLRMVYLLDSCYKIGDKKQVEEAPRRLLDYTNGDMILQNSQWKKNLIKLDEEISLCLRQPQEIIKDVVVKKIDTTYNIISTITRKIAWQSGKNTLVINTGFFKDMDQIYVRSHKNVEPLIQLGKKYGFKTGGKAEVLGAIVPKEKTHLFVEKIIDFLTDTGCEVNR